A genome region from Blautia coccoides includes the following:
- a CDS encoding sigma factor-like helix-turn-helix DNA-binding protein has product MDKKTLKQYRALLKEQILNDKAIDKLYDRAVEVPTVMGKVVGSSHDFPYTEVRTSVQMDEPKEADEISRRLRIRKERQEQIRAAVLEIEQFIARIPDSDARQIFEMAYLEGRKQHEIADELGYSRGRIPQIINQYLKD; this is encoded by the coding sequence GTGGACAAGAAAACCCTGAAACAATACAGAGCACTACTGAAAGAACAGATCCTGAATGACAAGGCCATAGACAAGCTGTATGACCGTGCTGTAGAGGTTCCTACTGTCATGGGCAAGGTAGTAGGCTCCAGCCATGACTTTCCCTATACTGAGGTAAGGACATCAGTCCAGATGGATGAACCGAAAGAGGCCGATGAGATTTCCCGGAGGCTACGAATCCGGAAGGAGAGACAGGAGCAGATCAGGGCGGCGGTGCTGGAGATTGAGCAGTTTATTGCCAGAATCCCGGATAGTGACGCACGACAAATTTTTGAAATGGCATATTTGGAAGGAAGAAAGCAGCACGAAATAGCCGATGAACTAGGGTATAGCAGAGGGAGGATTCCACAGATTATAAACCAGTATCTAAAAGATTAG
- a CDS encoding MazG nucleotide pyrophosphohydrolase domain-containing protein, with product MINIERIEEEVKASPSQEEKLRMIADTYGLELQIYKLIEECGELVTAAAKYDPHDYRTGYHLAEEMADVKVMLEQVEYLLNIHGTVDDYMSEKIDRQIGRMRKAGMI from the coding sequence ATGATCAACATTGAACGGATAGAGGAAGAGGTAAAAGCATCACCCTCCCAGGAGGAAAAACTGAGAATGATAGCCGACACCTATGGCTTGGAGCTGCAGATCTATAAGCTGATAGAGGAGTGTGGAGAACTGGTAACTGCAGCGGCGAAATATGACCCGCATGACTACAGAACGGGGTATCATTTGGCGGAGGAAATGGCGGATGTGAAAGTTATGCTGGAACAGGTAGAGTACCTCCTGAACATCCACGGTACTGTGGATGATTACATGAGTGAAAAGATAGACCGGCAGATAGGTCGGATGCGGAAGGCGGGGATGATATGA
- a CDS encoding DEAD/DEAH box helicase translates to MGKTVTTLTAIRELKYNRFAVRRVLVIAPKKVAEGTWTKEKEKWDHTKILRVSPVLGSQAKRIRALNTPADIYIINRENVCWLVDHYRNSWPFDMVVVDESSSFKSHTAKRFKALASMGNHIDRLVELTGTPSPNGLADLWAQVFLLDEGERLGKRYTQFRERYFQPDKRGSDGMIYSYAAKPGTEQSILDRISDICISMKAEDYLQLPDVTYHEVPVELDSKALKAYDDLERKMVLELPEDGDDISVASAAALSNKLLQLANGAVYDEDHSVHEVHNCKVEAFLELIESLQGKPALVFYNFQHDRTRILEALQKYKLRVRELKTTQDEDDWNNREIDVLLTHPASSAYGLNLQRGGNHVIWFGLTWNYELYTQANKRLHRQGQQDKVIIHHLVCTGTRDEDVMRALEKKDDVQNWVMESLKARIKKIKEGK, encoded by the coding sequence CTGGGAAAAACAGTTACCACCCTGACAGCCATCAGGGAACTGAAATATAACAGGTTCGCTGTCAGGAGAGTTTTGGTGATAGCACCCAAAAAGGTCGCGGAGGGTACCTGGACGAAGGAAAAGGAAAAATGGGACCACACAAAAATACTCAGAGTGTCTCCGGTACTTGGCAGCCAGGCGAAACGTATCCGGGCTTTAAATACGCCGGCGGACATCTATATCATCAACCGGGAGAATGTGTGCTGGCTGGTGGATCATTACCGGAACAGTTGGCCTTTCGACATGGTGGTGGTGGATGAGTCCAGCAGTTTTAAGAGCCACACGGCAAAAAGGTTCAAAGCCCTGGCGAGCATGGGGAACCATATCGACCGGTTAGTGGAACTGACTGGTACACCTTCACCGAACGGTCTTGCTGATCTGTGGGCGCAGGTATTCCTCCTGGATGAGGGAGAACGCCTGGGGAAAAGATATACCCAGTTTCGGGAGAGATATTTCCAGCCGGATAAGCGGGGCAGCGACGGGATGATATACAGCTACGCTGCAAAGCCGGGAACAGAGCAGAGCATCCTGGACCGGATATCTGACATCTGTATATCCATGAAAGCAGAGGACTACCTGCAGCTACCGGATGTCACCTACCACGAGGTGCCTGTAGAGCTTGATAGCAAGGCGCTAAAAGCATATGACGACCTGGAAAGAAAGATGGTGCTGGAACTTCCGGAAGATGGAGATGACATCAGTGTTGCCAGCGCAGCGGCTTTGTCCAACAAGCTCCTGCAGCTTGCGAACGGAGCTGTGTACGACGAAGATCACAGCGTCCACGAGGTGCATAACTGCAAAGTGGAGGCATTCTTGGAACTTATAGAATCCCTGCAGGGAAAGCCGGCGCTGGTGTTCTACAACTTCCAGCATGACCGGACCCGCATCCTGGAGGCGCTGCAGAAGTACAAGCTGCGTGTCCGGGAGCTGAAGACTACCCAGGATGAGGATGACTGGAACAACAGAGAGATCGATGTACTCCTTACGCACCCAGCCAGCAGCGCATACGGCCTGAACCTCCAGCGGGGAGGAAATCATGTGATATGGTTTGGCCTGACCTGGAATTATGAGCTTTATACACAGGCCAACAAAAGACTGCACAGGCAGGGACAGCAGGACAAGGTCATCATCCATCATCTGGTATGTACCGGGACCCGTGATGAAGATGTCATGAGGGCTCTGGAAAAAAAAGACGACGTGCAGAACTGGGTCATGGAGAGTTTGAAAGCAAGGATCAAGAAGATCAAGGAGGGAAAGTGA
- a CDS encoding VRR-NUC domain-containing protein gives MQEKEIEKILVKEVKKLGGRAYKWLSPGNDGVPDRVVILPGEMPYFVELKSETGRLSALQKVQIDRLLDLKQQVFVVKGIDGLSQFFQDIGHEEVSKAIDCRYEL, from the coding sequence ATGCAGGAGAAAGAGATTGAAAAAATACTCGTGAAAGAGGTTAAGAAGCTGGGGGGCAGGGCCTATAAATGGTTAAGCCCTGGAAACGACGGTGTGCCCGACCGGGTCGTTATCCTTCCGGGTGAGATGCCGTACTTCGTAGAACTGAAATCTGAAACCGGAAGGCTGAGTGCTTTGCAGAAAGTGCAGATCGACCGTTTACTGGATCTGAAACAGCAGGTATTCGTCGTTAAAGGGATAGACGGGCTGAGCCAGTTCTTTCAGGATATCGGCCACGAAGAAGTGAGTAAAGCAATTGACTGCAGGTATGAGTTATAA
- a CDS encoding virulence-associated E family protein, translating into MQYNRKLLISSAGSRKATVWPKSTILWSEFADRLKTPVRSSETYEQYLAMTKAQQAELKDAGGFVGGTFMGDRRKPEYAEGRDLLTLDLDSIPAGQTDDILRRVDGLGCAAVVYSTRKHADYAPRLRVIVPLDRTATADEYEPAARKVGALIGIEFCDPTTFEVNRLMYWPSCSSDGVYVYRMFDRPFCSLDGLLGMYGDWQDVAQWPQVPGTDAIARRRLAKQEDPTVKKGVVGAFCRTYTIIQAMDKFLPGLYEETTVPGRYTYTGGETTGGAIIYDNDMFLYSHHSHDPCCNQLVNAFDLVRLHKFGDQDTDVKEGTPTNRMPSFTAMSHLATNDGAVSDLIAKEHYERAQEVFQIPEAGPVGEKEEYDLSWLSRLTKDGNGRYEKTINNAVIILENDPLLKGKVVTDEFASCGMTLGKLPWDMRDEKRRWTDTDDAGFYRYMETFYGITGREKLDNALLIVSSQNKINDVKKYLQGLKWDGRKRLDTLLTDYLGAEDSPYTRAVIRKSLCAAVARAITGGVKYDCMPIFAGPQGIGKSTFLDILGREWFSDSLTTFEGKEAAELIQGTWINEVGELTAMTKQETNAVKQFLSKRYDIYRAAYGRRTEKYPRRCVFFGTCNDAEFLKDATGNRRFWPVDVGQIPAKRSVWQGLPREVDQIWAEAYAYWMLGEPLYLSKEIEEMAEEMQESHREMSGKEGMIRDFLEREIPADWDGYNLQQRRQYWNGNLRIPDNVGLVKRDKVCAMEIWTECFNGDPKFLKRIDSVEINNILMTLKRWRRNKSVRRYGPYGTQKGFERV; encoded by the coding sequence ATGCAGTATAACCGCAAATTGCTGATAAGTTCGGCAGGGAGCCGGAAGGCCACGGTCTGGCCGAAGAGCACCATCCTCTGGTCCGAATTTGCGGACAGGCTAAAAACACCGGTCCGTAGCAGCGAAACCTATGAGCAGTATCTTGCTATGACAAAAGCCCAGCAGGCAGAACTAAAGGATGCGGGCGGGTTTGTAGGCGGAACCTTCATGGGGGACCGCCGGAAACCGGAATACGCAGAAGGAAGGGACCTGCTGACATTAGATCTGGACTCTATACCCGCAGGGCAGACGGATGATATCCTTCGCCGTGTAGACGGCTTGGGGTGCGCTGCCGTTGTTTACAGTACAAGAAAACATGCAGACTATGCGCCAAGGCTCCGTGTGATCGTTCCCCTCGACCGGACAGCCACGGCGGATGAGTATGAACCAGCAGCACGTAAAGTGGGGGCACTTATCGGCATTGAGTTTTGCGACCCTACGACCTTCGAGGTCAATCGACTCATGTACTGGCCCAGTTGCAGCTCTGATGGGGTATATGTTTACAGGATGTTTGACAGACCATTCTGTAGCTTAGACGGCCTGTTAGGGATGTATGGAGACTGGCAGGACGTAGCCCAATGGCCCCAGGTCCCAGGAACCGACGCCATAGCCCGGAGACGCCTCGCGAAGCAGGAGGACCCTACAGTAAAAAAAGGCGTGGTGGGGGCATTCTGCCGTACATACACCATCATACAGGCCATGGATAAGTTCCTTCCTGGGCTATATGAGGAGACAACGGTTCCAGGGCGCTATACCTATACTGGGGGAGAGACGACAGGCGGCGCGATCATATATGATAATGATATGTTCCTGTACTCGCATCACTCCCATGACCCATGCTGTAACCAGTTGGTCAATGCTTTTGACCTGGTCCGCCTGCATAAGTTCGGCGACCAGGATACAGACGTGAAGGAGGGCACACCAACCAACCGTATGCCGTCTTTTACGGCTATGAGCCACTTAGCCACCAATGATGGGGCTGTATCCGATCTGATAGCGAAAGAACACTATGAGCGGGCGCAGGAAGTCTTCCAGATACCGGAGGCAGGGCCGGTGGGGGAGAAGGAGGAATATGACCTGAGCTGGCTCTCACGGCTCACGAAGGACGGGAACGGGCGCTATGAGAAGACGATAAACAATGCTGTCATCATTCTGGAGAATGATCCGCTTTTAAAGGGAAAAGTTGTCACGGATGAGTTTGCAAGCTGCGGTATGACCCTGGGGAAGCTGCCGTGGGATATGCGGGACGAGAAACGCCGCTGGACGGATACGGATGATGCTGGGTTTTACAGATACATGGAGACCTTTTACGGGATCACTGGAAGAGAGAAGCTGGATAACGCCCTGCTGATCGTCAGCAGCCAGAATAAGATAAATGATGTAAAAAAATATCTGCAGGGGCTTAAATGGGACGGAAGAAAGAGACTGGATACCTTACTAACGGATTATCTGGGCGCGGAGGACAGCCCCTATACACGGGCTGTCATCCGAAAGTCTTTATGCGCCGCCGTGGCGAGGGCGATAACCGGCGGGGTGAAGTATGATTGTATGCCTATATTTGCGGGACCGCAGGGCATCGGGAAGAGTACCTTTCTCGACATCCTGGGGAGGGAATGGTTCTCAGATTCCCTGACAACTTTTGAGGGAAAAGAGGCAGCGGAGCTCATACAGGGCACCTGGATCAACGAAGTCGGAGAGCTTACGGCCATGACAAAGCAGGAGACGAATGCAGTGAAACAGTTCCTGAGTAAACGTTATGATATCTACAGGGCCGCATACGGACGCAGAACAGAGAAATATCCACGCCGGTGTGTTTTCTTTGGAACCTGTAATGATGCTGAGTTTTTAAAAGACGCAACAGGAAACCGGAGGTTTTGGCCGGTGGATGTCGGCCAGATCCCCGCGAAAAGATCCGTGTGGCAGGGTCTACCACGGGAAGTTGACCAGATATGGGCGGAGGCCTATGCGTATTGGATGCTGGGTGAACCTTTGTATCTGTCGAAGGAGATCGAAGAGATGGCCGAAGAGATGCAGGAGAGCCACAGGGAGATGTCAGGAAAAGAAGGGATGATACGGGATTTCCTGGAAAGGGAGATCCCTGCGGACTGGGATGGTTACAACCTGCAGCAGCGGCGGCAGTATTGGAACGGAAACCTGCGGATACCGGATAACGTCGGGCTGGTGAAAAGGGATAAGGTGTGCGCGATGGAGATATGGACTGAATGTTTTAATGGAGATCCGAAGTTTTTAAAGAGGATAGACAGTGTGGAAATCAATAATATTTTGATGACGCTAAAAAGGTGGAGACGTAATAAATCTGTTAGAAGATACGGCCCGTACGGAACACAAAAGGGGTTCGAGAGGGTGTAA
- a CDS encoding DNA polymerase has translation MTRHHLSIDIETKSGVDIGKAGLYKYAQSEDFEILLLAYKLDREETKIIDLTAGEQIPETILNKLRNPDVIKHAYNAAFEWYCLNRVGIITPLEQWRCTMAHGLYCGYTAGLDATGKAIGLPQDKQKMSVGKALIRYFCVPCKPTKANGGRTWNLPKHAPEKWELFKDYCKQDVVTEYEILRRLKLFPMPEDEIRLWQMDVRMNVFGVRVDTELIEGALAIDTICTDRLTEEAVRLTRLGNPNSATQLLDWLSKSEAELPNLQKATVEEALQRDDIPGTVRRVLEIRQQMGKTSIKKYVAMDTAKGADGRVRGLTQFYGANRTGRWAGRLVQLQNLPRNYLKTLDIARNLVKQKNYEGVRMVYNNVPDTLSQLIRTAFIPSEGHKFVVADFSAIEARVIAWLAGEQWVNEVFATHGKIYEATASQMFHVPVEKIAKGNPEYSLRQKGKVATLALGYQGGVNSLISMGALSMGLAEEELPDIVQRWRSANRRICDLWYAVEQAALTVMQTAQPQGIHGLIFALEGDMVYGQCFLTVQLPSGRKLYYPKPFLQENRFGKMAIHYYTVGQQTKKWEVTSTYGGKMTENIVQAVARDCLAETLKRIDAKGLQVVFHVHDEVIIDAPMDTTVDEVCGLMAEPIPWAPGLILKGAGFENDYYMKD, from the coding sequence ATGACAAGACACCATTTAAGTATTGATATAGAAACGAAATCCGGTGTGGATATCGGAAAGGCTGGGCTGTACAAGTACGCACAATCTGAAGATTTTGAAATTCTCCTCCTTGCTTACAAGTTAGATAGGGAAGAGACTAAAATAATTGATTTGACTGCAGGAGAACAGATACCAGAAACCATCCTTAACAAGCTGCGGAATCCGGATGTAATAAAGCACGCTTATAATGCAGCCTTTGAATGGTACTGTCTGAACCGGGTAGGGATTATAACACCATTGGAGCAGTGGAGATGTACTATGGCTCATGGGCTGTACTGCGGGTATACTGCCGGTCTGGATGCCACCGGAAAGGCCATCGGCCTGCCCCAGGACAAACAGAAAATGTCCGTAGGCAAGGCGCTTATCCGGTATTTCTGTGTACCGTGCAAGCCCACTAAAGCAAACGGAGGCCGTACTTGGAACCTTCCGAAACATGCGCCTGAGAAATGGGAGCTGTTCAAGGATTACTGTAAACAGGACGTGGTGACGGAGTATGAGATACTTCGCCGGCTGAAATTATTTCCGATGCCGGAGGATGAGATACGGCTTTGGCAGATGGATGTGAGGATGAACGTATTCGGCGTTCGGGTGGATACGGAACTAATTGAAGGTGCATTGGCAATAGACACGATATGCACAGACCGACTCACAGAAGAGGCGGTCAGGCTGACCCGGCTTGGCAATCCCAACAGTGCTACCCAGCTGTTGGACTGGCTGTCAAAGAGCGAGGCGGAACTGCCCAACTTGCAAAAGGCCACGGTGGAAGAAGCACTGCAGAGAGATGACATTCCCGGAACCGTCAGGAGGGTACTGGAAATCCGCCAACAGATGGGGAAAACGTCCATCAAAAAGTATGTGGCTATGGACACAGCAAAAGGAGCAGATGGCAGGGTGCGTGGGCTGACACAGTTTTATGGGGCTAACCGGACTGGGCGCTGGGCAGGGAGACTGGTGCAGTTGCAGAATCTTCCCCGGAACTATCTGAAGACCCTGGATATCGCCAGGAACCTGGTAAAGCAAAAGAATTATGAAGGGGTACGAATGGTCTACAACAATGTGCCAGATACCCTTTCCCAGCTTATCCGGACGGCTTTTATCCCCTCAGAGGGGCACAAATTTGTGGTGGCCGACTTCTCAGCTATCGAGGCACGCGTGATCGCGTGGCTGGCCGGGGAACAGTGGGTGAATGAGGTTTTTGCCACCCATGGGAAAATATATGAAGCCACGGCTTCACAGATGTTCCATGTACCGGTTGAAAAAATTGCAAAAGGAAATCCGGAATACAGCCTGCGGCAGAAAGGGAAAGTGGCTACACTGGCACTGGGCTACCAGGGTGGCGTAAACTCCCTGATCAGCATGGGTGCACTTAGCATGGGACTTGCAGAAGAGGAGCTGCCGGATATCGTACAGAGGTGGCGTTCCGCGAACCGGAGGATCTGTGACCTGTGGTATGCCGTGGAACAGGCGGCATTGACTGTTATGCAGACCGCCCAGCCACAGGGAATACACGGACTGATATTTGCCCTGGAGGGAGACATGGTCTACGGACAATGTTTTCTTACCGTGCAGCTCCCATCCGGCAGAAAACTTTATTACCCAAAACCTTTTCTGCAGGAAAACCGGTTTGGGAAGATGGCGATACATTATTATACGGTGGGACAGCAGACAAAGAAGTGGGAGGTCACATCCACTTACGGCGGAAAGATGACGGAGAACATCGTACAGGCTGTTGCCAGGGATTGCCTGGCGGAAACATTAAAAAGGATAGACGCAAAAGGCCTGCAGGTGGTCTTCCATGTGCACGACGAGGTCATCATTGACGCACCCATGGATACAACAGTGGATGAAGTATGCGGGCTCATGGCAGAGCCTATACCCTGGGCACCTGGGTTGATCTTAAAAGGCGCCGGATTTGAGAATGATTATTATATGAAAGATTAG
- a CDS encoding DUF2815 family protein: MENLCNVTTGKVRLSYVHVFKPYAYQPGQEEKYQVTVLVPKTDVDTMGRINAAIEAAKQKGINEKWNGQCPPIVSTPVHDGDGTRPSDGLPFGPECKGCWVFTASSKTDYPPEVVDKMGNPIINQSEVYSGMYGRVNVNFFPYTFGGKKGIGCGLGPVQKLEDGEALSGGSISAAQAFGAPQQAATSAAAPATGFPGYAQPSMQAGYSNAPQGMPQAQHAGGINPITGMPY; the protein is encoded by the coding sequence ATGGAGAATTTATGTAATGTAACAACTGGAAAAGTAAGACTGAGCTATGTGCATGTGTTTAAACCCTACGCTTACCAGCCGGGACAGGAAGAAAAGTATCAGGTGACTGTCCTCGTACCAAAAACGGATGTAGATACCATGGGCCGTATCAATGCCGCCATTGAAGCGGCTAAGCAGAAGGGTATAAATGAGAAATGGAACGGGCAGTGCCCGCCTATCGTATCTACGCCCGTACACGATGGGGACGGAACCCGTCCGTCTGACGGCCTGCCTTTTGGGCCAGAGTGCAAAGGATGCTGGGTGTTCACAGCGAGCAGCAAGACAGACTATCCACCGGAGGTGGTGGATAAGATGGGAAATCCCATCATCAATCAGTCAGAAGTCTACAGCGGTATGTACGGCAGGGTAAATGTCAACTTCTTTCCTTATACCTTTGGCGGTAAAAAAGGCATCGGGTGCGGTCTGGGACCAGTCCAGAAACTGGAAGATGGAGAGGCACTCAGTGGCGGGTCCATAAGCGCTGCGCAGGCCTTTGGCGCTCCACAGCAGGCTGCGACTTCTGCAGCGGCACCTGCAACGGGATTCCCGGGATACGCACAGCCGTCTATGCAGGCAGGCTATAGTAACGCGCCGCAGGGCATGCCCCAGGCACAGCATGCTGGCGGCATTAACCCGATTACAGGTATGCCATATTAA
- a CDS encoding DUF2800 domain-containing protein, which produces MGHKEREHALLSASGAHRWLVCTPSARLEEQFPDTSSEAAAEGTLAHELAEAKVRNYFYPADLSKRKLTSFIKKQKEKELWRDEMMGYTDEYLDYIKSIALAFITVPYVAIEKQVDFSAYVTGGFGTADCILIGGGTIHVVDFKYGKGVPVSAEGNPQLALYALGAYEAYKLLYPIERIRMSVVQPRIDNNSEWETSLTELLAFGEYAKKKAALAWDGKGDFKPGTDICKFCRAKAQCRARSDHNVKQAFEIGELPPLITAEEAGKRLEALEDVVKYQKDLQEWALSECLAGKEVPGWKAVEGRGSRDWTDMDTAFERLVKSGVTEEAMLWEKKPLTLAQVEKLVGKKDFTDSVGDLVIKNPGKPTLVKGSDKRDAISNKVTAAEAFKEGTQSV; this is translated from the coding sequence ATGGGGCATAAAGAAAGAGAACATGCACTGCTGAGTGCATCGGGGGCGCACAGGTGGCTGGTGTGCACCCCCAGCGCAAGACTGGAGGAGCAGTTTCCGGATACCTCTTCTGAGGCGGCGGCTGAAGGTACTCTGGCCCATGAGCTGGCGGAAGCGAAAGTGCGGAATTATTTTTACCCTGCGGATCTTAGCAAACGGAAGCTGACAAGCTTTATCAAAAAGCAAAAAGAGAAGGAACTTTGGCGGGATGAAATGATGGGGTACACGGATGAATACCTGGACTACATAAAGAGTATTGCTTTGGCATTTATCACAGTGCCCTATGTGGCGATCGAGAAGCAGGTGGATTTCAGTGCTTATGTCACCGGGGGGTTTGGAACAGCCGATTGCATCCTGATTGGCGGGGGCACTATCCATGTTGTAGATTTTAAATACGGAAAGGGTGTTCCTGTAAGTGCGGAGGGAAATCCGCAGTTAGCATTATATGCACTGGGGGCCTATGAGGCTTATAAACTCCTTTATCCAATAGAACGCATCAGGATGTCCGTGGTGCAGCCACGTATTGATAACAATTCTGAGTGGGAGACTTCTCTAACGGAGCTGTTGGCGTTTGGGGAGTATGCAAAAAAGAAAGCTGCGCTTGCGTGGGATGGAAAAGGTGATTTTAAGCCTGGCACAGATATCTGTAAATTCTGTAGGGCAAAAGCGCAGTGCAGGGCGAGATCTGATCACAACGTCAAACAGGCATTTGAAATCGGGGAGCTTCCGCCACTCATCACTGCAGAAGAGGCAGGGAAGCGCCTGGAGGCACTGGAAGACGTGGTGAAGTACCAAAAGGATCTGCAGGAATGGGCGTTGTCAGAATGCCTGGCAGGCAAAGAAGTGCCCGGATGGAAAGCTGTTGAGGGTAGAGGTTCTAGGGACTGGACAGACATGGATACGGCTTTTGAGAGGCTTGTCAAGAGCGGGGTCACGGAAGAGGCCATGCTGTGGGAGAAGAAACCGCTGACATTAGCCCAGGTAGAGAAGTTGGTAGGAAAGAAAGATTTCACGGATTCTGTCGGGGACCTGGTGATCAAGAACCCCGGAAAGCCAACTTTGGTAAAGGGATCCGATAAAAGAGATGCGATCTCAAACAAAGTGACCGCCGCAGAGGCGTTTAAGGAGGGTACTCAGAGTGTATGA